In Pseudomonadota bacterium, a single window of DNA contains:
- a CDS encoding NADP-dependent oxidoreductase, whose translation MAEVNRQWLLRARPSGHLRMDDFEYREVPMPSAPLAPGEMRVRNVVFLCAPTMRNWMDPPGNSFYPSIPLGQPIFAPAVGRVVESNNPDFKPGDRVFAFSSWQDYTTVGGSTVRAPSKLVDGISFIDAIGRYGLNPITAYFGLLDVGAAKAGETLVVSGAAGSTGSTAAQIGKIKGMTVIGIAGGAEKCAWLKNDCGLDGVIDYKSENVEARLAALCPKGIDVFYDNVGGDILQAAVNNMAPLGRIVLCGQISSYDSNAQAEGPRNMMRLIYGSIRMQGFLCGNYVARFGEAVTDLKAWSAAGRIVYREDLYQGFDKLPRAFATLFSGTNQGTLLVAVDDSAADTR comes from the coding sequence ATGGCCGAAGTGAATCGCCAGTGGCTGCTGCGCGCGCGGCCGAGCGGACATCTGCGCATGGACGATTTCGAATATCGCGAAGTGCCCATGCCCAGCGCGCCGCTCGCGCCGGGGGAAATGCGCGTGCGCAACGTGGTGTTCCTGTGCGCGCCGACCATGCGCAATTGGATGGACCCGCCCGGCAACAGCTTCTACCCGTCCATCCCGCTCGGCCAGCCGATATTCGCGCCGGCGGTGGGCCGCGTGGTCGAAAGCAACAACCCGGATTTCAAACCCGGCGATCGCGTGTTCGCGTTTTCGAGCTGGCAGGACTACACCACGGTCGGCGGCTCGACCGTGCGCGCGCCGAGCAAGTTGGTGGACGGCATCAGCTTCATCGATGCCATCGGCCGCTACGGCCTGAATCCCATCACTGCCTACTTCGGTTTGCTCGATGTCGGCGCGGCCAAGGCCGGCGAAACCCTGGTGGTGTCGGGCGCGGCCGGCTCGACCGGTTCGACCGCCGCCCAGATCGGCAAGATCAAGGGCATGACCGTGATCGGCATCGCCGGCGGCGCGGAAAAGTGCGCGTGGCTCAAGAACGACTGCGGCCTCGACGGCGTCATCGACTACAAGTCGGAGAACGTCGAAGCGCGCCTCGCGGCGCTGTGCCCGAAAGGCATCGACGTGTTCTACGACAACGTCGGCGGCGACATCCTGCAGGCGGCCGTCAACAACATGGCGCCGTTGGGACGCATCGTGCTGTGCGGCCAGATCTCGAGCTACGACAGCAATGCCCAGGCCGAGGGCCCACGCAACATGATGCGCCTCATCTACGGCAGCATACGCATGCAGGGCTTCCTGTGCGGCAACTACGTGGCGCGCTTCGGCGAGGCGGTGACGGATCTGAAGGCCTGGTCGGCGGCCGGCCGCATAGTCTATCGCGAAGATCTCTACCAGGGCTTCGACAAGCTGCCCCGAGCCTTCGCCACGCTGTTCAGCGGCACCAACCAGGGCACGCTGCTGGTGGCGGTCGACGACAGCGCCGCCGACACGCGCTGA
- a CDS encoding PEP-CTERM sorting domain-containing protein (PEP-CTERM proteins occur, often in large numbers, in the proteomes of bacteria that also encode an exosortase, a predicted intramembrane cysteine proteinase. The presence of a PEP-CTERM domain at a protein's C-terminus predicts cleavage within the sorting domain, followed by covalent anchoring to some some component of the (usually Gram-negative) cell surface. Many PEP-CTERM proteins exhibit an unusual sequence composition that includes large numbers of potential glycosylation sites. Expression of one such protein has been shown restore the ability of a bacterium to form floc, a type of biofilm.), whose protein sequence is MNFKGAMLGVMGWVASLSAAAQTIDYGSFVLDFDDSTVFGAPSVDLGGAGGLVSVSWAVPGSVQLAVTDSLDFAEFELPSFTISAANGGHLSGAVNGFFGNLVFSEFGESATLATLDGVVSIDGSAPQVMSGEMSRTVTSNDPGVFSGGYYSAVASAPLGEFSSLSFSNGHLALIVFGTGSILAQPQNEMRVSFFAAPATVPVPTALWLFGSALGGLGLLRRRSA, encoded by the coding sequence GTGAATTTCAAAGGCGCAATGTTGGGTGTGATGGGATGGGTGGCGAGCCTGTCGGCGGCGGCCCAGACCATCGACTACGGCAGCTTCGTGCTGGACTTCGACGACTCGACTGTCTTCGGCGCGCCGAGTGTCGACCTGGGCGGCGCGGGCGGCCTGGTGAGCGTGTCGTGGGCGGTGCCGGGCAGCGTGCAGCTGGCGGTGACCGACAGTCTCGACTTCGCCGAGTTCGAGCTGCCGTCATTCACCATCAGCGCTGCCAACGGCGGCCATTTGAGCGGTGCGGTCAACGGCTTTTTCGGCAACCTGGTGTTCAGCGAATTCGGCGAGAGCGCGACGCTCGCGACGCTCGACGGCGTGGTCTCCATCGACGGCTCCGCGCCGCAGGTCATGAGCGGCGAGATGTCGCGCACCGTCACCAGCAACGATCCGGGCGTGTTCAGCGGCGGCTACTACTCGGCGGTCGCCAGCGCGCCGCTCGGCGAGTTCTCGTCGCTGTCGTTCAGCAACGGGCACCTCGCCCTCATCGTATTCGGTACGGGCTCGATCCTGGCCCAGCCGCAGAACGAGATGCGCGTCAGCTTCTTTGCCGCGCCGGCCACGGTGCCGGTGCCGACCGCGCTGTGGCTGTTCGGCTCGGCGCTGGGTGGGCTCG
- a CDS encoding phytanoyl-CoA dioxygenase family protein, with the protein MSITACRHVDEALAQLDEHGLALLADALSRDEVRDVRARLEAAALASEEDEVPTRGYAFDCDERNRRVFQLFNLDPLFIDLVQRAPALDFVRHSLGDSFLISNFSANITAPGSQRMLLHADQGYVDSPWAGPALACNVGWLLDDFTAENGGTCYVPGSHRMGRGPRRGEAVETVAIEAPAGSMLVMDGRLWHQTGANHSADSQRAALFGYYVVRWLRPQINWNAALWPQVAAAMTPEFLDMLGYYTGNTEYQIPCGRRATVRRPAALQAMQDGSHALHGGGVKRSAS; encoded by the coding sequence ATGTCCATCACCGCTTGCCGTCATGTCGACGAAGCACTGGCCCAACTCGACGAGCATGGGCTGGCATTGCTCGCCGACGCCCTGTCCCGCGACGAAGTGCGGGACGTGCGCGCGCGGCTCGAGGCCGCGGCGCTCGCCAGCGAAGAAGACGAGGTGCCGACGCGCGGCTACGCCTTCGACTGCGACGAGCGCAATCGCCGCGTGTTCCAGCTGTTCAATCTCGACCCGCTGTTCATCGACCTCGTGCAGCGTGCGCCGGCGCTGGATTTCGTGCGCCACAGTCTCGGTGATTCCTTTCTCATCTCGAACTTCAGCGCCAATATCACCGCGCCCGGCAGTCAACGCATGCTGCTGCACGCCGACCAGGGTTATGTCGACTCGCCGTGGGCGGGCCCGGCGCTGGCCTGCAACGTCGGCTGGCTGCTCGATGATTTCACCGCCGAGAACGGCGGCACCTGTTACGTGCCGGGCTCCCATCGCATGGGGCGCGGTCCGCGACGTGGCGAAGCGGTGGAAACCGTCGCCATCGAAGCGCCGGCCGGCAGCATGCTGGTGATGGACGGGCGTTTGTGGCACCAGACCGGCGCCAACCATTCCGCCGACAGCCAGCGCGCCGCGCTTTTCGGTTATTACGTGGTGCGCTGGCTGCGTCCGCAGATCAACTGGAACGCCGCGCTGTGGCCGCAAGTGGCGGCCGCCATGACGCCCGAGTTCCTCGACATGCTGGGCTATTACACCGGCAACACCGAGTACCAGATCCCCTGCGGTCGGCGCGCCACCGTGCGCCGACCGGCGGCCTTGCAGGCGATGCAGGACGGCAGCCATGCCCTGCATGGCGGCGGGGTGAAGCGCAGCGCGAGTTGA